The Equus asinus isolate D_3611 breed Donkey chromosome 1, EquAss-T2T_v2, whole genome shotgun sequence genome segment GGTAGGAAACTTTGTCACTAAATCGTTTTAAATCAAAGTTCACACATAGTCATTGCAATAGAGCATATCAGCATGTCATTGGAATTCATCAACAACATTGCAAAGAAAATACCCACAGGCttagaaatataaacaatatttacagataatttaaaaattaatatgaaagatAATTGATGGAAAAGAACACTCTTTTCATATGaagtttcaaaaatcaattattaataaaagagaaaaaataacattattttaacatgtaattGAAAATACaatgataaaatgaataaacGGGTATTTGAAATATGAAGCCACTTCCTGTTTCTTATAAAAAGTCCACAAATTACCAGAAATGTGAGACGAATCATTAAAATGCCAttgataaaatttacatttaaaattaaattcagatttaCAAGAAATTGATTTATATTGAAATAGGTTGAAATCTATTCATAAGagaatctttttagaaaaaaattctccttgaaTTCTCagctttacatatatttacaaGATAATTTTGTCCAGATATGAGTGATTTTCTTCTGATCTAGATTAATTTTACTACTTGCACTCTATGcatacaatatttttaattgcTATATACTGATTAGAGAACTTATAACCGAGTCCTGGGTACATAAACAAAAAGGTTTGTCTACATTTTCACAGTGCAGATTCTCTGAATAACTCTTCTGAGGGCCCCCATCACCTCCTTGTTTCGCAGGCTGTAGATGATGGAGTTGAGCATTGGGGTCAGTATGGTGTAGAAGACAGCCAGAACCTTGTCCTCTGTTGGAGATCAGAGGGACGTTGGGCATAGATAAGTGAAAACAAAGGGAGCATAATAGAAAGTCACCACAGTCAGGTGGGTGCTACAGGTGGAATAGGCCTTCTTCCTGCCTTCTGCTGAGTGCATGCGGTGGACAGCAAGGAGAACGCGGTCATAGGAGCACGCAATGCCgataaaaggaaaggagagaaagagagtggtgCTCATAAACACTGAGTACTCATAGACCCAGGTATCCATGCAGGCCAGAGTCAACATGGCTGGGACATCGCAGAAGAAATGGTTGATGGCCCTGGATCGACAGTAGGGGATTTGGAGGACATACACAGTGTGGGCACAGGAGTTGATAGAGCCCGTTATCCAAGATCCTGTTATCATCAGCACACACACTCTTTTGCTTATATGAATGGGATAgtggagaggaaaacaaatagcCACATAACGATCATAGGCCATAGATGTCAAGAGCAGCGCTTCCGCAATTGCTAAAGTCAAGAAGAGGAAGCTCTGAACCCCACATCCAATGAAAGAGATagacttgtttccaaagagaaaatcAGAAGCCATTTTGGGGACAACGGTAGAGATGTAGTTCAAGTCCATGAGGGAGAGCTGACTGAGTAGGAAATACATAGGAGTGTGGAGATGAGTGTCCAGGAAGATGAGAAGGATCGTGGACAAGTTGCCAAACaaagccattaggaaaatgagaacaatgagACTGAAGAGGAACAGGCCAGTTCTTGatggtggaaacaaccccaataagATGAAATCAGTGGATGTTTGATTATAATTTTCCATGGGGCattgatattttttttcctggaggcaAACGCAAGAGCATGTTAAGTACAAAACTATAAGCTATTCACTTTCTAAGCTTgaaaaactataatttttaacttattattgtAGTCAGactgtgtattatttaaaattctacGCCTCTTAAATGAAAACTGAACTTAcctattttggaagaaaaaagcaTTGTTTTCTAACCCAGAGATTAAAATTTGAGCATGACAACACTTGTTGCCAAGGTGTCttctaagaaatctttaaaattatttcaaaaacatttcaattaTGACTTCATTAGGATAAGTATGTTTTACTGCCCTACTCAGACATATCAGCAAAGTCAGATGTTGTATTCAAAACATAAGCATAGAAAATCTATGCAAATGTATACATTGTAGAGTTCTAGTATCGATAAATGTTTATGACCCTTAAGGGGTgatatttctttcatatttaagCCCTAAAACTTACCTCTAAAACTACAGAAGCCTATCAGCTCATGGTGAGGagctgtatttctttcttaagtCTACTTGGCAAAGTAACGTCAAATTACGTTTTCTTGAAGTCAAGTATTGTCATTTGGTTGATCTGTTCTGAAATATAGCGTGAATCCTTATTGTCAAGTTCCACTTACGCAAGTcatcctcttctgcctcctcactcaggTTCTGAATGCTGCAGTTAAAGACGACCCTTTACTGAACATCTATACACATGCTCATTGCAGCTTTCATGACTCtgctcaagctcttccaaatagcatgatttctgtttctctgcttctctaacGTGCGTAGAACATTATACATTGCTTGATGACACTTTGCCTTACtccatcatttttttcccttttgtttactTGTGTTTAATATTATTGCTAATTCTAGATAAATGCGTGAGTTTAAGTACATATATTTGTCATCTCTCTGTCTTAAAACTCGATTCTTCtgataataaagaaatagatatGCTATAAATTAAAGGATAGTAGGTGAGAAAAAGACACAGTGAGAGATGAAATAGTTCAAGatgtttgaaataaggaatttGGGTAGACAAATGGTCAGTTACTTAAATGGAAAATAGGAAATGGCACCCTGAGAGTCTCCTTCATGGAGGTAGGAGGAGGAATTCTCCTCCAGAGACCTTGTAAGTGAAGAAGCTGCACACAGTATGTGATGTTTtagtcttaaatattattttaaagcccAAAGTGACCAGACTTTTAAGGAGGTTCCCAACATGAAAGAGGAAGATGCAcaaatgtgcacacatacacacagaaaccCACATACGTACTCACACACTCTGCACAAATGTAAAGTGAATTATATGTAGTGaggaaaatgcagaaagacaaTGCATTTCTGGGAAATAAGATTGATATCTGCAGAGAAGTATGAGACATTATTAATCCACCATATAAATATTATTAGATATATGAAAAGAAGTGCCATGTAATAAGAATGTCTTttgctaattaaaaaatataataattgagttaaaaaaattaagcaaaagtttcaaagataaagtgaaaaaaatctaccagaattaaaagaaaacaacaacagcaacataAAAAGATTGCTATTTTGAAAGCTTAGAGGAGAGTTAGAGAATTAATATAGGGaaacaaatatatgtttattgtcATTCCAAGAAATGCATGTAACAAAATAATAATGTAGTTAATATTAT includes the following:
- the LOC106827773 gene encoding LOW QUALITY PROTEIN: olfactory receptor 2L5-like (The sequence of the model RefSeq protein was modified relative to this genomic sequence to represent the inferred CDS: substituted 1 base at 1 genomic stop codon), which encodes MENYNQTSTDFILLGLFPPSRTGLFLFSLIVLIFLMALFGNLSTILLIFLDTHLHTPMYFLLSQLSLMDLNYISTVVPKMASDFLFGNKSISFIGCGVQSFLFLTLAIAEALLLTSMAYDRYVAICFPLHYPIHISKRVCVLMITGSWITGSINSCAHTVYVLQIPYCRSRAINHFFCDVPAMLTLACMDTWVYEYSVFMSTTLFLSFPFIGIACSYDRVLLAVHRMHSAEGRKKAYSTCSTHLTVVTFYYAPFVFTYLCPTSLXSPTEDKVLAVFYTILTPMLNSIIYSLRNKEVMGALRRVIQRICTVKM